A stretch of DNA from Flavobacteriaceae bacterium MAR_2009_75:
GCGACCCAAACCTTTGTAGATCTGCTTCAAGAATATACAGGCGATCCTAGGGCACAATTATTGACGGAAGACAAAGAAGAGACGAGCCAGGCTTTTGTAAAATATGTGAATCGAGAAGGGGGTGCCGGATTGAGCATACACAACATTCCGATAATTCGATTGTCCGAAATTTTCCTCATTGCTGCCGAGGCCTGTGCCAATGGAGCCGGTGGAGGCGAGTCGGAAGCATTGATGTACCTGAATACTTTGATTCAGAAGCGTACTACGGATTTTGATGCCCATAGCGCATCTGAATCGGGAGAAGAACTTAAAGACAGAATTGCAGGGGAAAGACGGAAAGAGATGGCGCTTGAAGGGCATGGGGTCTATGATTTTATCAGAACTGGAAGGCCAATTATAAGGCCTGAATCTGACCATGTAAATACAGGCATAAATGTAAATAACTTAAATGCGGAAGCATTTTCCGCTAAGACCATTTACCCTATACCAGCTACGGAAGTGGAAGCTTCGGGTATGGAACAAACGGAAGGATACTAAATAGTACTGGTTAGAGAATATTAAAGCGGGGGCGTATGGCTTCCGCTTTTTTTATGGAATATTATTACTGCAAAATACTAAAACTGTCTAGCTCTAGATAGGCTGAGGCAATAGTAGAATTATTATTTTCTAGGGCAGTCCATGCGAAATAGAGTTTATTATCAAATAAACACATTTGCGGAAATCCCGTTTTTCGAGAACCATCCAATTTAGAAATGGTTATTGATGGAGACCTTTTCCCTTTAATATTGACTTTCGCAGCTTTAATATATGTCGAACTTCCTGTTTTTTCCATCCAACTAACGATGGCATTTTCGGGGTCTATCAATTCGAGGTCTACCCTTCCTAACGGGCTTGGTGCGCTCACTTCCACAGGTGTGGTAAAATCTTCTCCGCCATTCTGGGAAAAGGCAATTTTGACACTGGGTCTTTCATTGGCCCCCGTATACCAAGCCACAGCCAAGCTATTTCCTATGGCAGAAGCTTTAGGTCCGTTTACGGGGCAACCGTTGATTTTCCAACCATCATTATGTATGGGTTTGGGGGTCGTCCATTTACCGTTCACCAATCTGGTAATTGCGATATCCCTAATTTCTTCATCCGTACGATCTCTGTAGAGCACCACTGGGCCATTTTCTGTAATTGCAGCCGTAGTTTGGCAACAACTGCAGGTCTTGTTGTCTAACAAGGTTCTATCTGTTACAGCTCCAGAACTGGAAACTGTCGCAGCTCTAATGGTCATATCGCCACCATGACCTGAATGATCGTGGCTGCTCCCCCTTGCAGTTTCCCTGCCATCTAACCATGTAACAAAAAACGAACTGTCTTTAAAGGGGAGTGCCGTTACAAAACCATGTTCGGTTTTGGTACCGTCGGTGTGTAGTTCATTTTGAATAATCCATTTGTTCTCGCCCTTAGGTTTAAGTCTTAAGTTGATATCGTAGGAAAATGTCGCGGGACTCGTTTTTTTAAGAAAATGTGCCAAAAGGTTACCGTCGTTCTCGGTAATCGACGGAAAATCTGCCCAATTAACGAACCACCCTTTGTCGGTGATGATTTCATTGGGTGTACCCCACTTGTCTTCTTGCAGGTAGGCATAGTTCAATTGGCTGGTCGAGTCATCTAACATTGTAACCCAAGAAAGAATTGCATTTTCTGAATTTGAAAAGAGGACTGGTAAGGAGCTTGCCGCGTCTCCTGAGAACTCGACCTCATTGATAAAACCGGTTTCTTGTCTTTTACTGACCTTACTTTTCTTCTCACTCTTGCATCCGCAGAAAATACAGATGGCGATAGAAAGAGTTAGGGATAGCTTGGAATTCATTCGAATTAAAGTATGGTCGTGTTTTATACGAAAGCAAAAATAAACAGAAGCATTGAATGTATTGAAACGTATCGTTCATTTTTGAAATTCGCCCATAAAATAAACCGTTCGGTTAATAGGTGTTGCTATTCTCTCTTCAACTTATCCACCACACTTTCAGGTACTTTAATTACAGTACCATGGCGGGTGCCTTCTGGAAATACAATTTGGTCGCTAATGTCTTCCCAGGTTTTGAGGTCTTTAGAACGAACCGCCCCGTATTGATGGTCGCGATATTTATCAAAATAAACCACCCACTGGCCGTCAACTAGAGTTGCCGTTGGCCCTTCGGCCCAATATTTACCTGTGATGGGTTCACTCGCCGCGCTATAGGGCCCCTCTAGCTTATCAGCATAAGCGACCTTGATATTTTTTTTAGGAGGTTCTCTGGTTTCGTCTTTTAAGAACATAATGAATTGACCGTTATGCTTTTTAATACTGGAATCTATGACATTAAAACCGGGCTCGTACAGCAATTTAGTTTCGCTGAAGTTCTCAAAATCTTTAGTGGTTACATAGTACATTCGGTGGTTGTAATCATTTTCTTTGCTTGACTGCGTCTCAGGGTATTTGCCTTCGATGGTAGTTGCCCAATAAATCATATAGGTTTCGGTGGTCGGGTCAAAAGTAATTTCTGGCGCCCAAGTATTTCGAGCCTTGGGCTCATGCTTCATAACCGGAATAAATTGCTGCTTAGACCAATTTATAAGGTCATCTGAATGGGCATAACCGATTCCTTGGTCTGTCCAGCTAACGGTCCAAACCATGTGATATTTATTGTCGCCGCCCTTGATGATGCATGGGTCGCGCATTAGGGAGTCTTTACCTACCAAAGGAGTTAAAAATGATTCGTCATTTTTTAAGCTTTTCCAAGTATAGCCATCTTCACTATGGGCAAAGTGGAGTCCGTCTTCGCCATTTCCTTTAAAATAAGAAAACAGATAGGTTTCCTTTTCAGGAATCAATTGCTGAGCTCTAAGCCAATTTTCACAATCGGTAGGCCAATATTGGTTGGTACCTTCAACACCCAACCCCATACCGTGCTTGCCTTTTTCATATAGGTGCATTTCGGCGGCCACCTTATTATTTTTGAGCGCTAAGAAATAGTTGATACTGTTTTCAACTGGTACCGCTTTGTCAACTGTTGTATGAATCAAAAAAGTAGGTGGAGTGTTGGCGTCGACCTGCTTTTCGTTGGAGTATTTTTTGAGGTTTTCGGCACTGGCCTTTTCGCCCAAAAGGTTATTGCGAGAGCCCATATGGGTAATCTTTTCATCCATAGAAATTACAGGATAAATCAATATGGAAAAATCAGGCCGGGCATTTGTGTTATAGGTAGAATTATAGACCTTCTCGTCAAAATGTGTAGATAGGGTGGAAGCTAAATGT
This window harbors:
- a CDS encoding acetyl esterase/lipase, with amino-acid sequence MKKIIKLAKPTLIFIVLFAVFSAQAQQNTISIWPNGAPDAIEDPSFKEQVQYDDQGNIRGYSQVSTSEMTPYLADEKNNSGTAVIVCPGGGYSHLAIEKEGHKVAKWFNSLGISAFVLKYRMPNDKTMKNKTVGPLQDAQEAMRIVRSNAKKWKIDPNKVGIMGFSAGGHLASTLSTHFDEKVYNSTYNTNARPDFSILIYPVISMDEKITHMGSRNNLLGEKASAENLKKYSNEKQVDANTPPTFLIHTTVDKAVPVENSINYFLALKNNKVAAEMHLYEKGKHGMGLGVEGTNQYWPTDCENWLRAQQLIPEKETYLFSYFKGNGEDGLHFAHSEDGYTWKSLKNDESFLTPLVGKDSLMRDPCIIKGGDNKYHMVWTVSWTDQGIGYAHSDDLINWSKQQFIPVMKHEPKARNTWAPEITFDPTTETYMIYWATTIEGKYPETQSSKENDYNHRMYYVTTKDFENFSETKLLYEPGFNVIDSSIKKHNGQFIMFLKDETREPPKKNIKVAYADKLEGPYSAASEPITGKYWAEGPTATLVDGQWVVYFDKYRDHQYGAVRSKDLKTWEDISDQIVFPEGTRHGTVIKVPESVVDKLKRE